In Novipirellula artificiosorum, the genomic window GTCCCTTGGCCCAGTGAATCAACGATTCTGCCGGACAAGATCACGCTGCCGCCGACCTTGCTTGACACGCCTCGAACACGCGTGCAGCGTTCAAGGTATCTGCAAGAAGTTAAAGACTTGGATGCGTATCTGGCCGAGTTGCGAGAATTGACGCAAGAACATCTTGGTGAAGAAGCAATTTTTGTCTTTTCAAGTGACCACGGTGCCCAGTTTCCCTTCGGAAAGTGGTGCTTGTATGACGAGGGCATCCATGTTCCGCTGATCGTATCGCATCCGGGGCAAATTGAACTCGGATCTCGGACCAGCGCGATGGTCAATTGGGTCGACCTGTTGGTCACGGTCATCGACCTGGCTGGTGGTAAGGTGCCTGCGGAGATCGATGGGCGTTCTTTTTTATCTGTCTTACGTGGTGAAACGACGTCCCACCGTGAAAGGATTTTTGCGACGCACAGCGGTGATCGAAAGATGAACGTCTATCCGAGTCGTTGCATTCGTACGTCGCAATTCAAACTCATTTACAATCCTCATCCTGAGTTTGCCTTCACGACGCATATCGATTTACTGCTTCGCGAAACCTCGGGCGATTATTTCAAGCAGTGGCAAGAACTGGCCAAGTCGGATCCGAAAGCAGCGGCGGTGGTGGCGAAGTACCACGCACGACCGGAGGTTGAGCTTTACGATCTGCTTGCCGATCCCTTCGAGCAGGTCAACTTAGCGAGTGATCCACACTTTACCTCGGTCAAGCAGAATTTGCTCGCTG contains:
- a CDS encoding sulfatase family protein — translated: MTRYYNRGLLLLLAGCFCFGDSAGAVSRDNSGGNRLRPNLVVYLADDLSAADLPVYGGTSIQTPAIDDLASVGMTFDLAFVASPSCAPSRAALLTGLMPAQNGAEENHSYPRSGVLRLPQLLKELGYQTAAFGKVAHGKSAVDYGFDVIDLQKELPSLRKNVRQFLDDRTDTRPLALFVGTANPHVPWPSESTILPDKITLPPTLLDTPRTRVQRSRYLQEVKDLDAYLAELRELTQEHLGEEAIFVFSSDHGAQFPFGKWCLYDEGIHVPLIVSHPGQIELGSRTSAMVNWVDLLVTVIDLAGGKVPAEIDGRSFLSVLRGETTSHRERIFATHSGDRKMNVYPSRCIRTSQFKLIYNPHPEFAFTTHIDLLLRETSGDYFKQWQELAKSDPKAAAVVAKYHARPEVELYDLLADPFEQVNLASDPHFTSVKQNLLAELRQWMKSQSDEVTVFHEPLMLDAPETWLPRN